In one window of Limnohabitans sp. MORI2 DNA:
- a CDS encoding gamma-glutamyltransferase family protein: protein MTDARVRRAWQGKTLRRRIWPIALLLWLSACTTPPHNSTPLQPEIATGFNRKADVVTTQFAVAAANPLATQAGFDVLKAGGSAVDAAIAVQMVLGLVEPQSSGLGGGAFLLHSAGAHVQAFDGRETAPAAATEDLLLGPDGKPLAFHAAVVGGRAVGTPGVLRMLAQAHAQHGKLPWARLFEPAIRLATQGFAISPRLHAQLKADAYLRLDASARAYFYQANGEPHPVGHLLRNPELAVVLQRIATEGVQAFYSGEVAEAMVRKVQQHASNPGRMTLSDLANYQAKERIPLCFDHPAHARVYRICGFPPPSSGVMAIGQILGMLQHTPASMMSSPREAVDGTPDPRWLHLYAEASRLAFADRAHYVADPDFVPPPSGEWQSLLAPAYVRERAKLIRPTAMPQALPSVPVRGQRSSFAPMLDQPEYGTSHISIVDAQGNALAMTTTIEDAFGSRQMVKGFLLNNELTDFSFVPRDAQGRVVANRVQPNKRPRSSMSPLLVFDKATGELVASLGSPGGAMIIHFTAKTLYGVLNWGLSPQQAIALPNFGSVGGPMVLEGGRFAPATLAALRERGHEVREQALTSGLQAVVKQNKNGKNVWVSGADPRREGEVMGE from the coding sequence ATGACCGACGCGCGCGTTCGTCGTGCATGGCAGGGTAAGACGCTGCGCAGGCGCATCTGGCCCATTGCGTTGTTGCTGTGGCTAAGTGCTTGCACTACACCACCTCATAACAGCACGCCACTGCAACCCGAAATTGCCACTGGCTTCAACCGCAAAGCTGATGTGGTGACCACGCAGTTTGCGGTGGCCGCTGCCAACCCTCTGGCCACGCAAGCTGGGTTTGATGTGCTCAAGGCGGGTGGCTCTGCTGTCGATGCCGCCATCGCGGTACAAATGGTCTTGGGGTTGGTCGAACCCCAATCAAGTGGCCTTGGGGGCGGCGCATTTTTGTTGCACAGCGCAGGTGCCCATGTGCAAGCCTTCGACGGCCGAGAAACAGCCCCTGCAGCGGCCACAGAAGATTTATTGCTTGGGCCCGATGGCAAACCGCTGGCATTTCATGCTGCGGTTGTCGGGGGGCGTGCGGTGGGTACACCTGGTGTGCTGCGCATGTTGGCGCAAGCGCATGCGCAGCATGGCAAGTTGCCGTGGGCTCGGTTGTTTGAGCCTGCCATTCGCTTAGCCACACAAGGTTTTGCCATCAGTCCGCGTTTGCATGCACAACTCAAGGCCGATGCGTATTTGCGTTTAGATGCATCAGCGCGCGCTTACTTTTACCAAGCGAATGGTGAGCCACATCCTGTGGGGCATCTGTTGCGTAACCCAGAGTTGGCTGTCGTGCTGCAACGCATAGCCACCGAAGGTGTTCAAGCGTTTTACAGCGGCGAAGTGGCGGAGGCCATGGTGCGCAAAGTGCAACAACACGCCAGCAACCCAGGGCGCATGACGCTGAGTGACTTGGCCAACTACCAAGCCAAAGAACGCATCCCCTTGTGTTTTGACCATCCTGCGCATGCGCGTGTGTATCGCATCTGTGGCTTCCCGCCACCGAGCTCGGGCGTGATGGCGATCGGTCAAATCTTGGGCATGTTGCAGCACACGCCCGCTTCCATGATGTCCTCACCCCGTGAAGCGGTGGATGGCACACCTGACCCGCGCTGGCTGCATTTGTATGCCGAAGCCTCGCGCCTTGCGTTTGCCGACCGTGCGCACTATGTGGCTGACCCTGATTTTGTGCCGCCCCCCAGTGGCGAGTGGCAAAGTTTGTTGGCGCCTGCCTATGTGCGTGAGCGAGCCAAGCTCATTCGACCCACTGCTATGCCGCAAGCCTTGCCCAGCGTGCCTGTGCGTGGGCAGCGCAGCAGCTTTGCGCCCATGCTTGATCAGCCAGAGTACGGCACCTCGCACATCAGCATCGTGGACGCGCAGGGCAACGCGCTGGCCATGACCACCACGATTGAAGATGCATTTGGTTCACGTCAAATGGTCAAAGGCTTTTTGCTCAACAACGAGCTCACCGATTTCAGCTTTGTGCCGCGTGATGCGCAGGGGCGTGTGGTCGCCAACCGAGTGCAACCCAACAAGCGCCCACGCTCGTCGATGTCTCCTTTGTTGGTGTTTGACAAGGCCACAGGCGAATTGGTGGCGAGTCTGGGTAGTCCGGGCGGTGCCATGATCATCCACTTCACGGCCAAAACTTTGTATGGTGTGTTGAACTGGGGTCTGAGTCCACAACAAGCCATTGCATTGCCTAACTTTGGCAGCGTGGGTGGGCCCATGGTGTTGGAAGGGGGGCGCTTTGCACCTGCTACCCTTGCGGCCTTGCGCGAGCGCGGCCATGAGGTGCGTGAGCAAGCCTTGACCAGCGGACTGCAAGCCGTGGTCAAACAAAACAAGAATGGCAAAAACGTGTGGGTGAGCGGTGCAGACCCTAGACGTGAAGGTGAGGTGATGGGTGAGTAA
- a CDS encoding DUF3422 domain-containing protein translates to MIDHPQRLALHNEVHARPPEPMQAPQVISRVVMWVDRPSAQASRDHLTQLLHDHHLPAPDTHTNHVRMDLGSFRLRWELHTEFVSWTFMRPVSADVFAHGEPMTAIQAVPQKWLTQLPGECLARLHVWLLPSSTTDIHQDMPKVLREDTLVASTVAEGHGEVYTDFQLHPDGYSRIVLLTGSLTPRRQGSLVQQLLEIETYRMAGLLGVPAARQASHALADAEREFAALANAIRHASSADEAVLLDRLTRLAGEVEGQYASTHSRFSATRAYFELVDRRIRDIAESRMPGMQTIAEFMERRLSPARSTCDWAARRQNALSERVSRMSNLLRTRVDYEQQQSSQALLTTMNQRQDVQLKLQSTVEGLSVAAITYYFTGLVSYLAKGAEKVGWPFSPDLTAACALPFVGLLVWLSMRRLHNKVFKK, encoded by the coding sequence ATGATCGACCATCCCCAACGACTGGCCTTGCACAACGAAGTGCACGCACGACCGCCAGAGCCTATGCAAGCGCCGCAGGTGATTTCGCGGGTGGTCATGTGGGTCGATCGTCCCAGCGCACAAGCCAGTCGCGATCATTTGACGCAGCTGCTGCATGATCACCACCTGCCCGCGCCCGACACCCACACCAACCATGTGCGCATGGACTTGGGCTCGTTTCGTTTGCGTTGGGAGCTGCATACCGAGTTCGTGTCATGGACTTTCATGCGCCCTGTGAGTGCAGATGTGTTTGCACATGGCGAGCCGATGACAGCCATTCAAGCTGTGCCTCAAAAATGGCTCACGCAGTTGCCAGGCGAATGTTTGGCGCGTTTACATGTGTGGCTGTTGCCGTCTTCCACGACGGATATTCATCAAGACATGCCCAAGGTGTTGCGTGAAGATACGCTGGTGGCCTCCACGGTGGCTGAAGGCCATGGCGAGGTGTACACCGATTTTCAATTGCACCCCGATGGCTATTCGCGCATTGTGTTGTTGACGGGGTCGCTCACGCCGCGTCGTCAAGGCAGTTTGGTGCAACAACTGCTTGAGATCGAAACCTACCGCATGGCGGGCTTGTTGGGTGTACCTGCCGCGCGCCAAGCGTCGCATGCGTTAGCCGATGCCGAACGTGAGTTTGCTGCATTGGCCAATGCCATTCGCCATGCCAGCAGCGCCGATGAAGCGGTGTTGTTGGATCGCCTCACGCGCTTGGCGGGTGAAGTGGAAGGGCAATACGCCAGCACGCATTCACGCTTTTCAGCCACACGAGCGTACTTTGAGTTGGTCGATCGCCGCATCCGTGACATTGCTGAATCGCGCATGCCCGGCATGCAAACCATCGCGGAGTTCATGGAGCGCCGTTTGTCGCCCGCACGCAGCACATGCGACTGGGCAGCGCGTCGTCAAAACGCCTTGTCTGAACGTGTCTCGCGCATGAGCAACTTGTTGCGCACGCGGGTGGACTATGAGCAGCAACAAAGCAGCCAAGCCTTACTCACCACCATGAACCAGCGCCAAGACGTGCAGCTCAAGTTGCAATCTACGGTGGAGGGGTTGTCGGTAGCAGCCATCACGTATTACTTCACTGGCCTGGTCAGCTACTTAGCCAAAGGTGCTGAGAAAGTGGGTTGGCCGTTTTCGCCTGATCTCACGGCAGCGTGTGCTTTGCCGTTTGTGGGCTTGCTCGTGTGGTTGTCGATGCGACGCCTGCACAACAAAGTGTTTAAAAAATGA